The genomic window ACCAACGGAACCAGGAGCGAGGGCCAAGAGGGGTCGGCGCGCTCGGCGAGGGCCTGGGCGATGACGGGGCGCCAGCCGTTCTGCTTCTCCAGCGTGCGGGCGCCCAGCGCGGGCGTGCGCATGATCAGCTGGGACATCGCGAGTGCGCCATCCGGGTCCCGGCGATGGACTTCGGTGACGGTGTCCAGCGCGCGCCGCAGTGCCGTCCCGTCACCCTCGTCGGCAGGCCGGGCGCGTAGAGCATCGGCGACCTGTTCGCCCTGGGCGTCGACGGCGCCGAGGACGGCGTCCTCCTTGCTGCCGAAATAGCGCAGGAAGGTACTGCGAGACACTCCCGCAGCCGCGGCCAGGTCATTGACGGTGACGTTGTCGAAGCCCTCACGGCGGAACAGGTCGAAGGCCACCCGGGCCAGCTCGAACCGGATGGCGGCCCGCGCGATGTCTCTCGTGTTCGTACGTACTGCTCCACTCACTTCTCGATCCTACCTCTCTCTTGACCTCGGCTCGCAATGATGAGCTACAGTTTCCACTCTGACACTGAGTGTCAGAGTGTAGTGATTGACGCAAGTGTGGCGCTTCAGCTCAGCAAGGGAGAGAGTCATGAGGGGTCTGCAGGGCAAGAGGATCGTCATTGCCGGGGGCGCGACCGGCATCGGCGCGGCCACGGCCGAACGGCTCGCCGAGGAGGGGGCCTCGGTCGTCGTCGGCGACATCAATCTCGCTGGAGCCGAAGCCACTGCCAAGGGCGTCACCGAGGCGGGTGGCACCGCGATCGCCGTTGAGTTCGACCTCGGTGACGAGGCCACGATTCAAGCGCTGGTCTACCGGACCGTCGCCGAGTTCGGCGGGGTCGACGGGCTCTTCAACGTCGGCGCCGAC from Streptomyces sp. DSM 40750 includes these protein-coding regions:
- a CDS encoding TetR/AcrR family transcriptional regulator → MSGAVRTNTRDIARAAIRFELARVAFDLFRREGFDNVTVNDLAAAAGVSRSTFLRYFGSKEDAVLGAVDAQGEQVADALRARPADEGDGTALRRALDTVTEVHRRDPDGALAMSQLIMRTPALGARTLEKQNGWRPVIAQALAERADPSWPSLLVPLVRAAVAVDCLNVAVEHWTASDGRLDLDALLDEAFAAFALR